The sequence below is a genomic window from Pseudorasbora parva isolate DD20220531a chromosome 4, ASM2467924v1, whole genome shotgun sequence.
tttgttttgtgacaTCCTCATTCCAAAACTAATTAAATTCATAAATTTTTCCATCAATTCTATAAACAGTACTCCAGAATGACAACGTTTGTTTGAAAACTatgcaaatttattaaaaataaaaaatgcaacaaaaaaaaaaatcacatgaacataagtattcacagcctttgcttaatactttgttgaagctactttggcaccaattaaagcctcaagtctttttgaataggatgctacaagcttggcacacctatttttggtCAGTTTCTCCCGTTCTTCTTTGCAGCACCTCTcaaactccatcaggttggTTGGGAAGTGTCGGTGGActgccattttcagatctcttcAGAGATGTTCAGTCGGattcaagtctgggctctggctgggccactcaagcaCATTCCCAGAGTTGTCCCGTAGCCACTCCTTttttatcttggctgtgtgcttagggtcgttgtccagttggaagatgaacctttcTCCCCATTTTGAAGTcctgagcactctggagaaggttttcatcaaggatgtctctgagTCTGTACAtcgctgcattcatctttcccttgatcctgactagtctctcAGTTCTTGCcactgaaaaacacccccacagcatgatgctgccaccaccatgcttcactgtagggatagAATTGGCCAGGTGCTGAGTGGTGCCTgatttcctccagacatgatgtttgccattcaggccaaagtgttcaatctttgtttcatcagaccagagaattttgtttctcacGGTTTGAGAGTGCTttaggtgccttttggcaagCTCCAAGCGGGTTGTCATGtgccttttactgaggagtggcttTCGTCTGGCCACTGACCCATACAgccctgattggtggagagctgCAGAGATGATTTATCTTCaggaaggttctcctctctccacagagaagcgctggagctctgtcagagtgatcATCGGGTTTTTGGTCACCTCCCTGGCTAAGGCCCTTCTCCCCTGTTTCGCCGGGCtgcagctctaggaagagtcctggtggttttaaacttcttccatttacggACCTGTTAATTGAaaccttcaatgctgcagaaataTTTCTGTACCCTTCCCTAGATCTTTGCCTTGATacaatcctgtctcagaggtctacagacaattacTTGGACTTCAGGgtttggtttgtgctctgacaggcactgttaactgtgggactGTATATAGACATAtagtgcctttccaaatcatttCCAGGATGCACTGTACATATACACACAGTGTCATCAAAAATCAACCCAATCGCTTCTATGGTTCGTATCTCTACATTCAAATCCTTCGTTCCCACTTTCCCGGTAAGCTGCTGTTATTTGCAGATGGAAAGCATACAATTACTGTAATACGCCGCATATTGCAGAAAAGCGCATGTTATCTAGGAgccatttgaattattttgATAATCCAAATAGCTGAAGAaataaggcctgttcacaccaaggagACTAACTACAAAGATAACAAAAAAGATATAGTTCTAATAATATCTCAATAGTAAAGAATAGTAGAGTTCACAACACAGCTATAACGATGACAATATCGTtagaatcactttcagaatgaCTTTATCCTGCTGATGAATGGGTCTCCATGGTAACACGAATACAGCTTGTTTGGATGTGTTGGCGGTTGTACACTCATCACtacagtgcattgtgggatggAATGAGTACACGCGATAACGTCCActtatggtttcggacaccccTAAAAATGGCCGCCTCCTCAAATAGTGTAAAatcttgattagctggttcaggtgtgtttgtgttggaCCTAAACTCTGctggacagtggccctccagaagCAGGTTTGGGTACCCCTGTTTCTAAAcgcattttagttttttttttacaaccatAAAAAAATGTTCCCGTAACAATAAGGTCATGAAGCTATGATGGTTCTGGGGCAGCGTGTTTCTTCTGGTGAGTCTGAAATCCCCATTTAAAAGAGAATCTCTCGCCACAGATGGAGCAGCGGTACGGTTTCTCTCCGGTATGCCATCGCTCATGGATCTTCAGGTCACTTGATCGAGTGAAAGTCCTGCTACAATGTGAGCATTTAAAGGGTTTTTCTCCAGTATGAATCCTCTGGTGGAGTTGTAAGCCACTTGCATTAGTAAAACCCTTCCCACATTCAGTACAGGGATACGGTCTTTCTCCTGTGTGAACTCTCTGATGAACTTTGAAATAAAATGGACTGGCAAAGCTCTTCCCACAGTAGGAGCACAGGTACGGTTTCTCTCCGGTGTGAATCCTCTCATGGGTTTTGCGGTGAGTCGAATGATAGAAACGTTTCTCACAATGTGAACACTTATATGGTCTGTTATCAGAATGTATTTTTTGGTGTAACTTTAGAGCACTTGAGTTTGTAAAGGTTTTCTCACATTCATCGCACTTGTACGGCCTCTCATTGGTGTGTGTGAGTAGATGATTCTTCAGACCCGATGCCTGGTTGAAGCACTTCTCGCAGTGAGGGCACTTGTACAGCTTCTCATTGGAGTGTATGAGTAGATGGTTGTTCAGATGGGATCCTTGGTTGAAGCTCTTCTCGCAGTGAGGGCACTGATATGGCCTCTCATTGCTGTGCACAAGTAGATGTTTCTTCAGATGGGATCTCTGGTTGAAGCTCTTCTCGCAGTGAGTGCACTGGTATGGCTTTTCCCCCGTGTGGATTCTCTTATGCATCGAAAGATGTTGATTGGTGCGGAAATACTTGTCACACTCACTGCAGTGCAAAGTCTTTTCACTGTGTGTCTTTATATGAGCTCTCATATTATAAGGAGTTGTGAAAAAATCCTTCCCGCACTGTTCGCAGCGAAACTCTTTCTTCACGGTGTGTTCTTTTGCATGAAGTCTCCTCTCTTTTGAGGTAGAAAAGCTGATGTCGCATATCTTGCAGGTGAAGTCTTTCTGTTCTGTGAGTTTTCTCTGATGTCTCACTATATTTTCCTGTTTGCTGAATGTTTTTCCACAGTCAGTCACTGTCCGTCGCTCTTTGGATGTAGAGGCAGTTTCTCCATCAGAAGATGAACCAGCGTCGCCATCTGAAAGGAAGAATATTGACATATAACTTTTAGAGCTGAACGATCAGTCAAAATAATACTGAAATTGCAATATGTTTTAGTGCGATTATCAAAAAGCCAAGGctgtgattaaaataaatacaaagtcTGATTTGATATTTTACATGTGTGCAGCTAATGATATGCCGTTCTCAGTGTCTCAAATTTAGACGATTTTACAACATATTCTACCCCACATTAATTTAGATCAAAACatggaaaatatattatgaatttAATACTGATTCTGTTACTTCACCATCTAAATGAGTAAATTCCCTGGTGTTGAATTAACACGACTCTGTTCATATAGGAACCACCAGCAGGGTGTTTAAGTAAAGCCTAGTCCACATGTACACaaagatatatttttataaagagtttaaaaaaatttttttttaaatgcctcaacataaaaacacaaaacacactaTGAAACACTGTCAAGAGCATGCTAATCCAACAGTTGGAAACCGTAAAGCCATGTTGGCCAGTCAGACACCTGGCAAAAATATTTATTGCCAGTTCTGATTCTAACGTTCAAATCTCCAGTTTCTCTGTCCACAGGACAACACTGCAAccagagtttctaaaaatctttacCCTGACAGgagttttgaaaaaagttaatttttagTGTTCGGATTCTGAGGACGTGATTACAAACGGACAGTGTTCGGATTCTGAGGATGTGATTACAAACGGACAGTGTTCGGATTCTGAGGACATGATTACAAACGGACAGTGTTCGGATTCTGAGGACGTGATTACAAACTAAAGCAGTGCTAGAGTTAATTACTACCTAAGTGATTAATTGAGGGATGACTGTTTGATTATTAAAGACatctgatgataatgagcagaatcactgaaggacagagaaacacaagaactacaattGACTtaagccacagctttagatgaagtCAACTgaaaagacattaaatctctttATTCTGTAATTTATCTACAGTTCTTTTTGAGAACAACAGAGGCTTAGCTGTTGATGGCTAATTAAAAGTGTTTGGTCATCATTAtagtgatcagtgtttcctttagttgggcagtttatGGTCTTTGTAACTAAggctaaaaatatttatttcaagtTGAAAGGCAGATATTTGCTCCTAGGTGAAAGTTGTAGAATCCAGATTTTTAGTTGtggttttaagattatttttattgTCAGAATAcgacaaacattttttaaaattagtttttaagTCAGTTTTCCTTAAAATAAATTTCTTTGAAAAATGAACGTATAAAGACTTCAAcctactccgcaagaacagagaaaaaagttctcgctcccagggcagtgagaacaaaatgacataatctggtttgggagttcttgcatcttgttctcgacacatcgcctgagcagaacttttttcttgcaggtgtccgataactattgtgtgattggtcatacatttaaagtggacgtggttaatgcagagaaatgcatatgattggcacctgcttttctcatgaagtatggaatgtgctggccagaacgaactttgttgttcttgccaccttggGAAActaacaaatttctttgttcttgcagaatatgttccaagctttagtTTCTGCATGTTCTGATAGGTGATATTGTTTCTACTTTCTAGTCATAAAACAGGTTTATGTTATCTGATATATCTTTGGCACAGTTTGCAGTGTAGCCTGCAGTATTAATCATTTTACATACTGTGTCTCAGAAAAGTTCTCagtattacaattaaaaatgcaaatgcaattaaaatgtctgtccaacatgaacagggcccttacgagatgagtttagccacttagccattgtttaaattcacctgttttaagccgggtgcacactgtgcgattttggccatgatttggccgtctgggacaaatttagcaaatcctaaaagattcctcagatcctaggctaaaatctgacgtctttggtcgttagtttgacatgtccaccggcagccgattaatgagcgctgcgatcaaattttacctcagacgaaattctggcagtgtcagaagatttggcacacaatcctgcagtgtgacttctcctacgacgacagtcaaatatctccgtttttcaagacaaactatgaccaaaacgagtactagagatttctttgtagccagcatttcagtcccgtgtgtaatgcagctcaccgtcaccgaacgcgtcgttcattgatgatataaaactccgggtgagttttcttgcgcgcgtccgtttttagcgcgccttcactatcgtgcagtctgacattaatgacaactgagatcttacagtgtgacacggcgatcatgttcgtacagtctgacaagggacattcgcaaaggattttgaaaaatcgcagtgtgcaggacccatttgacggctagctgtatctcacgctgaagtcccgtgggaactcagCGGTAGCTGGAAAAAAGGCAGTCCATTTGGGAAGAGCGTCGTGTGTGTAAAGCacgattattttaaattactgcacatctttcctcaagccgtgtgtgcccaaatggaaggatacaagtttacattacctccacagtggctgCACCCGTCTTTAACCATGGAATGGCATTATTCTTCAACtggctccgtgttgcaagcaccaatcctgtgttgtgtcttagtaagttagtcaagtgttcgctgcaaattttcacaattcggaaaggcacaaacgtgAACAAAAGcccgatcggatcatcactctagtgatgtccggttcacgAACGAATCATTCTTTTcaaccggttctttttagtgaaccgggacgaaccagttcaccaaattgGACTGAATCATtttaaacggttcgcgtctcaaattaGTGCTGATcacacaagttactttagttactcattttctgacatgagtgacaggccctctgaatataaaaaaactaatgtcttgaattatatgttgtaactcaagccgttcactgaactgagtcatgttttgctgagagatctgatgaactcacgagtagctgatactgagcatgagcGAGTAACTGAACGAGAAGCGGTCCTCTCCTcaggatcagcagtacagaatcaaaaacTGTTTCTCCcggacacgttcaatactgacgaccgacgagccgatgagcagagcctcttcatacacacaaTGCTCTTCTCgactggactatttgcctttttccGGCTACAACACCATgtccccacgggacttcagcacGAGACACAGCTGGCcatctaaaacaggtgaatttaaacaatggctaagtggctaaacgcatctcgttgtcatgtaagggccctgttcatgttggacagacattttaattgcattttgtgtctgttaagaggcacaaagacaccctttacgttatgcccccaaagctgccgttttaactgaggggggctctgggcattaactgtaataactccgtgttgcaagcaccaatccgatTCAGGTTTTTTTCTGTAcacacaaagatataacgatcaagataaacttaaaaattcaccatagttgtcctttaactgaatttaccacaggtggactccatTCAAGTTGTAAAAACATCTCACCTGAGCTCTATTTTGAGTGTCATGTCAAATTTGAATACTTGCGTAAATgtgaatttttcattttttatttttaatacatttgcaaatatGTTATTATGGGGTTTTGTTTGTAAAATTTGGATGAAAATATTGAATTTAATCCTTTTTTGAATAAGGctgtaaaataacaaaatatggaAAAAGTAAAGCCATATGACTACTTTCTGGATCCACTATACTGTAATTCAACAATAGGGAATTTACTGTGTGGTCATAAAAGAATAAAACATACCTGAAGGAACAAAGTCATCATCCTCCTCAAAAACATCATCATTCTGatcttcatcctcatcctcaACATCCTCACGATCATTCTGATCTTCATCTTCTTTAACCTCCTCATAGCTCTGCTGTTGTTCGTCTTCAGTGGTCCCATCTCCTCTGCTCTCTATTAGGTTCCAGCAATCCTCCAGTTTGACGGAGCACATCTTCAGCGACATCTGCTGTTCTCCAGCATTACAGTCAGAGGTTTGATCAGTGGATCCATGACCCTGAGCTTCTGTCAAATCGTTCCCATCATCCTTATCCTCGTGTTGTTGGTCATCTGCTATGGTTTCGTCTCCTCTGCTGTCTATCAGGTTGTTGCAGTCCTCAAGTTTGATGGAGCACATCTTCAGCGGCGTCTGCTGTTCTCCAGCGTTACAGTCAGAGGTTTGATAAGTGGATCCATT
It includes:
- the LOC137072677 gene encoding zinc finger protein ZFP2-like, whose product is MLTMKAQMDVICCKSVGTDLSMLDIEDFISEICQLKKEVASLEAKLRERGDKPNREDLEKVSVCVTDGTEAPDSVWRSRGTQDSQLSLTLLCYTDTQDNGSTYQTSDCNAGEQQTPLKMCSIKLEDCNNLIDSRGDETIADDQQHEDKDDGNDLTEAQGHGSTDQTSDCNAGEQQMSLKMCSVKLEDCWNLIESRGDGTTEDEQQQSYEEVKEDEDQNDREDVEDEDEDQNDDVFEEDDDFVPSDGDAGSSSDGETASTSKERRTVTDCGKTFSKQENIVRHQRKLTEQKDFTCKICDISFSTSKERRLHAKEHTVKKEFRCEQCGKDFFTTPYNMRAHIKTHSEKTLHCSECDKYFRTNQHLSMHKRIHTGEKPYQCTHCEKSFNQRSHLKKHLLVHSNERPYQCPHCEKSFNQGSHLNNHLLIHSNEKLYKCPHCEKCFNQASGLKNHLLTHTNERPYKCDECEKTFTNSSALKLHQKIHSDNRPYKCSHCEKRFYHSTHRKTHERIHTGEKPYLCSYCGKSFASPFYFKVHQRVHTGERPYPCTECGKGFTNASGLQLHQRIHTGEKPFKCSHCSRTFTRSSDLKIHERWHTGEKPYRCSICGERFSFKWGFQTHQKKHAAPEPS